DNA from Paludisphaera mucosa:
CGTGGGTGGAAGTCGGGGACTCCGCCGCGGGTGACCAGGGGCGTCCGCGTGACGAGTGACGAGCCTCCCCCGGCCTTATGCATCACGTTGCGGAAGACCGTCTGGGCGTCCGGATCGCACGCGGCGAATTCGCCGAGTATCGCCGGCCCCGCGTCGAAGAAGGCCCCCTGCCCCGACCGACGTCCCTCGAACTTCGAGATCGGCGGCAACGCGCGGAATTCGGCCGAGACGAATTCGTAAGGATAGCCGTACCGCCCGCCCACGATCGGCTGGTGCAGACGCTGCCCCCACCTCGGCTCGTCGACGGCGCTGAAGGCGAAAAGGTCGTCGTTGGACGCGATCGCCAGGCCCGTCGGCCGAGCGTCGCCCGTCGAGACGATTTCGAGTTCCGATCCGTCGGGTCGCACGCGGACGACTCCGCCGCCTTCCATGCGAATCGTCGCACCGGCCTTCCCGACGGCACCGGGGATCCCCTTATCGCCGACCGCAACATAGAGGAAGCCGTCCATCCCCCGCCGGATCGCAAGCGCCCCGTGTTCATCGGCCGATCCGGCCTCCGAGGCGACGCTCAGGCCGTTGACGAGGTCGCGCCGGCCCTCGGCGCGGCCATCGCCGCCGGGGACGTGAAAAGCGGAGAGCGTCGGCGTGTGGACGACGAAGACCTCGTCACCGATTCGTTCCAGCCCGTTCACGGGGTTGAGGTCCTCCGCGAACGTCGAGACTCGGCCTGCCGCGATCCGTAGGACGGCGCCTCGAGATTTCGACGACGCGGCGTCGAAATACCCGCCGACGTAGACCTCGCCGGCCCGCCCCGCCGTCGCGGTCGTCGGCGCGAATTTCGATGGCGTGCGGGCCTCGAGCGTGATGGTCCAGCCATCGGCCGCCGCAGGTGTCTCCGGAGGGGAGGCGATGGCCTTCGGGGCCATTGCCGCGAGGGATAGGAACACGGTCAAGCCGATCGATCCCCGCATCGCGAGCACCCTCCCTGGGCTTCCGCGGTCTTCGACGCCGCGTCCGAACGCTCTGGCGAGCGGCGGCCGCTTCGATCAAAATAGGCGCGCCGGGTCGCGGCGGGATGTTACCGCCTTTCCGGATTCGCCTCAATCGTAAGAAAACCCGCCGGCCGCGCGAGCTGTCGCGACGCCCGCGGGTCCGATCCAGACGAGGAGTACGCCCGTGTCTTCGAGTCCCGCCGTCCCTTCGGCGTCCCGCGACGGGGCCGCGCCGCCCGCCGGCCGGTTCAACAACCCGAGCTACCCCGCACGGACGCATTTCGGCGAGCGGCCTGCGCTCGAGGCGAGGCTGAAATCGTGCGACGACAGGCTTGGCGCCGTGCGCCGGAAGCTGGCCTTGCTGACCAATCATTCGCGGCGACCGGAGTACGAAAAGCTCGTGATTCAGATGCAAGGGGCCCGCGACCAGCTCGCCGAGGCCGTCTACCGGATTCCGCGCGAGGCGGCCGGCCTCTATCACGAGGACCGGGAGCGGCTGGAGGTCGCCGAGCGATCCTTCGCCTGGCTCCTCCGCCGTTGGGAATCGATCTCCTCTTGATTCCGATCCCCAACGCTAGAATCACGACGCCCCGCGCCAGCCCGAGCCGGTCGCGGGGCGTCCGTCGTTAATCAATGAAGACGCCGCTGACCACCGCGTTGACGCCGGCGGTCCTGGTGACGCGGAAGAGGACGTGGCCCGAGACGTTCCAGGTCAGGTAGACGCCGCCGTTGAACGACGCGACGTCCCGCGTGTCGAGGACCTGCCCGGTCGCCGCGTCGACCACCTCGATGCGCTGGGCCCGCGCCGAGCCGTCCCAGTCGACGGCGTAGAGCGAGACCCTGTGGGGCCTGCCGTCGGTCAGGTTGACGTCGATCGTGAACGCCGACGCCGAGTACCAGGTCGAGGCCTGCCGCCTCGCTCCGTCGGCCGTCTCCAGGGCCCGCGGGTCGGTCGTCGTCGCGGCCCAGGTGTAGGCCGCGGCCCCCGAGGTGGCGACGCTGGCGTAGGACGGCAGCGCCGAGGGGTTGTTGAGCATCAGCTGGCCGGTGCCGCCGTAGGCCCCGATCCAGTCCCCCTTCGTGGCCGCGTCCCTGCCCGCGTAAACCTGGCCGGCCGGGGCGTCGTCGAAGAAGACGCCGCTGACCACCGCGTTGACGCCGGCGGTCCTGGTGACGCGGAAGAGGACGTGGCCCGAGACGTTCCAGGTCAGGTAGACGCCGCCGTTGAACGACGCGACGTCCCGCGTGTCGAGGACCTGCCCGGTCGCCGCGTCGACCACCTCGATGCGCTGGGCCCGCGCCGAGCCGTCCCAGTCGACGGCGTAGAGCGAGACCCTGTGGGGCCTGCCGTCGGTCAGGTTGACGTCGATCGTGAACGCCGACGCCGAGTACCAGGTCGAGGCCTGCCGCCTCGCTCCGTCGGCCGTCTCCAGGGCCCGCGGGTCGGTCGTCGTCGCGGCCCAGGTGTAGGCCGCGGCCCCCGAGGTGGCGACGCTGGCGTAGGACGGCAGCGCCGAGGGGTTGTTGAGCATCAGCTGGCCGGTGCCGCCGTAGGCCCCGATCCAGTCCCCCTTCGTGGCCGCGTCCCTGCCCGCGTAAACCTGGCCGGCCGGGGCGTCGTCGAAGAAGACGCCGCTGACCACCGCGTTGACGCCGGCGGTCCTGGTGACGCGGAAGAGGACGTGGCCCGAGACGTTCCAGGTCAGGTAGACGCCGCCGTTGAACGACGCGACGTCCCGCGTGTCGAGGACCTGCCCGGTCGCCGCGTCGACCACCTCGATGCGCTGGGCCCGCGCCGAGCCGTCCCAGTCGACGGCGTAGAGCGAGACCCTGTGGGGCCTGCCGTCGGTCAGGTTGACGTCGATCGTGAACGCCGACGCCGAGTACCAGGTCGAGGCCTGCCGCCTCGCTCCGTCGGCCGTCTCCAGGGCCCGCGGGTCGGTCGTCGTCGCGGCCCAGGTGTAGGCCGCGGCCCCCGAGGTGGCGACGCTGGCGTAGGACGGCAGCGCCGAGGGGTTGTTGAGCATCAGCTGGCCGGAGCCGCCGTAGGCCCCGATCCAGTCCCCCTTCGTGGCATCGTCCTTACCCGCGTAAACCTGATTGGCCGGGGCGTCGTCGAAGAAGACGCCGCTGATCAGGGCGTTGACGCCGGCCGTCTTCGTGACGCGGAAGAGGACGTGGCCCGAGACGTTCCACGAGAGGTAGATCCCGCCGCTGTAGGACGAGACGACTTTCGAGTCGAGGACCTGACCCGTCGCCGCGTCGATCAGGTCGATGCGCTGAATGTTCGAGGGGCCTCCCCAGTCGACGGCGTAGAGCGAGACCTTGTGGGACTTGCCGTCGGTCAGATTGACGTCGATCGTGAAGCCCGAAGAGGAGTACCAGGCCGAGGCCTGCCGCTTCGATCCATCGGGCGTCAGCAGGCCTCGGACGTTCGTCGTCGTCGCGGCCCAGGTCCAGGCGGAAGCCCCGGAGGTCGTGACCGAGGCATAGGACGGCAGCGCCGAGGGGTTGTTGAGCATGAGCTGGCCGGAGCCGCCGTAGGTGCCGATCCAGTCGCCCCTCGTGGTCGTGTCCGCGCCCGAAGGCGGGGACGGTAGGGCCGCGTCGAAGAACACGCCGCTGACGACGGCGCTGGAGCTGGCCGTCGAGGTGATGCGGAAGAGGACGTGGCCGGAGACGTTCCACGTCAGATACACGCCGTCGCGGAAGGATGAGATGGACCGCGTGTCGAGGACCTGTCCCGTCGCCGCGTCGACGACGTCGATGCGCTCCGCCCGCCCGTTGCCGTCCCAGTCGACGGCGTAGAGCGTGGTCAGATGAGACTCTCCGGCCGCGAAATTGACGTCGATGGTGAACGAGGATGCGTACCACGCCGAGGCGATCCGGCCGCTCGTACTATTCGTCTTCTGGAGCGACTGGAAGTCGGTCGCGGACCGGTTCCAGATGAACGTCGAGGCGTTCGTGAGCGAGACGCTCGCGGATGGTGGATACTGGCCGAAATCGCCGGCGATCACCGAGCCCTGGACGCCGTACTGACCCTTCCAGTTCCCGTTCGAAATCATAGACTGGACGAAGGCGGCCTGGGACTGCTGGGTCGGCGCGCCGACCGAGATCGCCGCGGTGGAGACGGCCGATCGCCCCTGCGAGTCGACCGCCGTAACCGAGACGACGTAATTGCCGCTCCCGGTAGGTGCGAAGGCGAATGACTGGGCGGTGGTTGTCGAGATCGAAGTCCCGTCCTTGGTGACGGTCCAGGTGAGCGTGGGGGCCGGCGCGCCCGTGGAGCGGGCGTCCACCAGGCGGGCCTGGGCCCAGTCGGCCGGGATGGTGACGCTCGCGCCGGAGGGCGTCGTGACCACGAGCGAGAGGCTGGAGACGCCGGTGACGTCGACGTTGATGGGCAGGGCGGTCCCAGTCTGCATCACCGGCGAGGTGTACAGGACTCGGCCGTCGCCCACGAGTTGGAAAGTGGCCTGCCCCACGTTCGCGCCGGCCCGATCGTCGATGCCGATGGTCGCCGAGAAGCTCGTGTAGAGCCCCTGGAGCGGGACGACGATGGTCGAACTGCTGGATACGCCCAGGCCCCTGGGATAGGTGACGCCGCCGACCTGCAGCCCAGTCACGCCGGTGCTTCCGTTGAAGGCGCCGTTTTTCACGTACGACCCGCCGGCGACCACCGCCGAGGTGAAGGTGAAGTCGGCGAGGTTCTTCTGGTCGTAGACCTGGAAATCGACCGGCGCGGTCGCCGTGGTGGTGGCCGGCCGCAGGGCGACGGCGATCGCCGCGGCCTGATCCGCGGTGAGCGAGCCGACGTCGAGGTTCGCCAGCAGCGCGGAGAGGTCGGCCGCGTCGACCTTGCGGTCGTGGTTGAAGTCGCCCTGCTCCCACCATTGCTCGACCCGGTTCATGTCCGCGGCGACGATCTGGAAGTCGTTGAAATCCACGTCGCCGTCGAGGTCCGCATCGCCGGGCTGGAGCACCGTGCTCATCACGGCGTCCCATCGCTGGCTCCCCGGGGCGCCGACGTAAGGCTTGAGGCCCCAGAAGTCGGTGGTCAGCGTGAAAAGCGTCATGTTGCCGCCGCCCGCCGCCGTCCAGTTCGAGAGATACC
Protein-coding regions in this window:
- a CDS encoding NPCBM/NEW2 domain-containing protein codes for the protein MERRALLSGVGVNLEHNYPWDQDEIWTDIGQVMNGWSKVSTLPGWSADPSIPKTTTGYPLAAAVAYATLAKYPDGVYQVSYEGTASVDFSGVGVLAAPMVKGADGVTRGTVIVGAGGITDPSRNLFMSVISTDATNPMSDLHIWAPGYPTDGSQLFTREFLKSVEPFDYIRFMPWEGTNNSTVRTWSQRAVADDFFKSNVPYEQMIELCNETGKDMWITVAALADDDYVRNLADLLHSELNAGLKVHFEYSNETWNQAFLEYSQVLAMARTDTRVTATNDMDRVAQESALQTKRLSDIFRQEYGPDFSRVIPVFGSWAISPTYTRTGLEIVQRLYGDVTQYIKSVAIAPYVSPTPAVANSTTDPAALLASTIQQIDASAGTIRSQVQAAAAYGLPLDAYEGGAHLTTVNNAAVQTATIEDPGMYDAYRRYLSNWTAAGGGNMTLFTLTTDFWGLKPYVGAPGSQRWDAVMSTVLQPGDADLDGDVDFNDFQIVAADMNRVEQWWEQGDFNHDRKVDAADLSALLANLDVGSLTADQAAAIAVALRPATTTATAPVDFQVYDQKNLADFTFTSAVVAGGSYVKNGAFNGSTGVTGLQVGGVTYPRGLGVSSSSTIVVPLQGLYTSFSATIGIDDRAGANVGQATFQLVGDGRVLYTSPVMQTGTALPINVDVTGVSSLSLVVTTPSGASVTIPADWAQARLVDARSTGAPAPTLTWTVTKDGTSISTTTAQSFAFAPTGSGNYVVSVTAVDSQGRSAVSTAAISVGAPTQQSQAAFVQSMISNGNWKGQYGVQGSVIAGDFGQYPPSASVSLTNASTFIWNRSATDFQSLQKTNSTSGRIASAWYASSFTIDVNFAAGESHLTTLYAVDWDGNGRAERIDVVDAATGQVLDTRSISSFRDGVYLTWNVSGHVLFRITSTASSSAVVSGVFFDAALPSPPSGADTTTRGDWIGTYGGSGQLMLNNPSALPSYASVTTSGASAWTWAATTTNVRGLLTPDGSKRQASAWYSSSGFTIDVNLTDGKSHKVSLYAVDWGGPSNIQRIDLIDAATGQVLDSKVVSSYSGGIYLSWNVSGHVLFRVTKTAGVNALISGVFFDDAPANQVYAGKDDATKGDWIGAYGGSGQLMLNNPSALPSYASVATSGAAAYTWAATTTDPRALETADGARRQASTWYSASAFTIDVNLTDGRPHRVSLYAVDWDGSARAQRIEVVDAATGQVLDTRDVASFNGGVYLTWNVSGHVLFRVTRTAGVNAVVSGVFFDDAPAGQVYAGRDAATKGDWIGAYGGTGQLMLNNPSALPSYASVATSGAAAYTWAATTTDPRALETADGARRQASTWYSASAFTIDVNLTDGRPHRVSLYAVDWDGSARAQRIEVVDAATGQVLDTRDVASFNGGVYLTWNVSGHVLFRVTRTAGVNAVVSGVFFDDAPAGQVYAGRDAATKGDWIGAYGGTGQLMLNNPSALPSYASVATSGAAAYTWAATTTDPRALETADGARRQASTWYSASAFTIDVNLTDGRPHRVSLYAVDWDGSARAQRIEVVDAATGQVLDTRDVASFNGGVYLTWNVSGHVLFRVTRTAGVNAVVSGVFID